ACCTTTCGGAGTTTCTCGGCCGCCCTTTCCGCATTGGCAATAGGTGTTTGCGTCATGAGAAGGGCAAACTCCTCTCCGCCGTAACGGGCAAAGATATCGGTTTGCCTCAGAACGCCCTGCAGTCGCTCACAGACATCGCGAAGGACCTGATCGCCGGCCTGATGACCATAGGTGTCATTCAAATTCTTGAAGTCATCGAGGTCCATGATGAGAAAAGAAAGAGGTGTTTGATAGCGTTTTACCCGGCGGATCTCCTGGACCATGCTGGTCATCAGATACCGCCGGTTGTAGATTTCCGTCAGCGCATCGGTGTTGGAAAGGTTTGTCAGCTGTTGATTGGCCTTCTTCAATTGATCGTGGAGCAGCTTCAGTTCAAGATGAAGCCGGACCCGGGCCGAGAGCTCTGCATCATCAAAGGGTTTGGTCAGGTAGTCGCTGGCCCCTTTCTCCAGTGCCCGGTTCTTCTTTTTCTGTTCTCCTTCGGCGGTGAGCATGATCATGGGAATGTTTTTCAGTTCCGGATGATTTTTCACAAGTTCCATCAGCTTGAATCCGTCGATCTGGGGCATGATCAGATCGCAGATGACCAGATCGATCGTTCCCTTCAACAGTTCCTTGTACCCTTTGATCCCGTCCTCCGCCTCGATACAGTCGACCGCCGGGTCCTTTTCCTGTTGCAGGACCTTCCGGATCCGGTTCCGGATCATTTCGGAATCGTCCACGATCAGGATCGTGGCTTTCTTTTTCGGTTCCGTCATTCGGCAACCGCCTTCCGGGTGGCTTCCTCAATAAGGGCGCCCACGTCGAGGACCAGTACAGCCTGCTTGTCTCCCAGCTCCGTTGCCCCCGCAATGCCGGGAATCCCCTTCAGGGTCCGGCCGACGGCCTTGATAACGATCTCCTGTTTGTCGAGGAAGTCATCCACGATGATGCCGATCTTTTTTTCCGCCAGCCCGGCCACGACGATGTGTGACTTTTCCATGGAGCGGCTGTTGTCTCCGGGAAGCCGGAATGCCTCCTGGAGCCGGATCAGTGGGAGCGTCCGGCCTCGAAGCTTGATCACTTCCCGCTGCTCAATGGTCTGGATGCTTTGCCGGGGGAGGATCAGGTTTTCCGTGACGGCATTTAACGGGATGGCAAAGATCTGGTCCGTGCATTGGACGATCAGGGCCGGGATGATGGCGAGGGTAATGGGAAGGGTGATGGTAAAGAGGGTCCCTTCGCCGGGTTCGGTGTCGATGTCGATCATACCCCCCAACAGGGTGATGTTCTTTTTCGCGACATCCATACCGACCCCTCGTCCGGAGACCTCGCTCACCTTCTCCGCCGTGGAGAATCCGGGCAGAAAGATCAGGTTCAATGTCTCCTCTTCGGTCATGGATTCGTCTTCCTCCACCAGTCCTTTTTCGATCGCTTTCTCCCGGATCTTTTTCACATCGATTCCTGCACCGTCTTCTTCAACTTCAATAATGACGTGATTCCCCTCCTGATATGCCCTCAGTTCGATGGTTCCTTCCGCTTGTTTTCCAGCGGCTTTTCGAACCTCGGGGGTCTCGATACCGTGATCAATGGCATTCCGGATAATATGCATCAGGGGGTCGGCCAGCTCTTCGATGACCATCTTGTCGAGTTCCGTATCCTCCCCCGAAGTTGCAAAGCGGATCTGTTTTCCCGCGTCATGGGAAAGTTTACGAACGATTCGGTTGAGGCGGTTGAAGATCTGTCCGATGGGAATCATCCGGACTTCGAGGACCCCGTCTTGCAGTTCTGTAAGTTTTCGTTCCAGAACCTCCACGGCTTGGTGAAAGCTGTTTGCCAGACCGGCCTGTGCCTCCGCCTGCCGGAGAGTTTTGATATTTGCTTTGAGGATATCTTTGCTCTGGATCAGTTCTCCGACAACGTTCATCAGGTGGTCCAGCTTGCCGATATCTACGCGGACTGTCCGGGTCAGGCCCTTGATGTCGCTGACGAAGTTCTCGCTTCCCCTCGCAGGGGCCGTTTCCGTCGGGGTGGGAGGTTCGCTGTCTTTCACCGGGGCATAGTTGATCTCCTCGATTTCGGCCGACTCAAAGGCGGAAATTACCGAAACGACCTTCTCCTGCTCTTCCTGGGAGCCGACGATGAGTGTGAACTGAATGCCCGATTCGGGACTGTCGCCGGTACTGGGAAGGGTGGTGATGATCTCTCCGATTTCGGAAAGACCGGCGGTGAGCTTCTGCAGGTCCTGGTCGAAGGTCGCGAGGTCAAAGGAAATCCGGATCTTGTAGAGGTGATCTCCCTGCTCGATATTTGCCAGCAGGCGGTGTTCTTCGTATTCCGTCAGGACCTCGATGACGGCCGGTGAGATATTGCAGGTTTTCAGAAGAGACTCTTCCTGGGCCCCCTCCGTGTCTGCGTGCAGGACCGCTTCGATCCGGGCTAAGGCATCTTCGATCGGGAGATCATCGTTTCCCTCTTCCCCGATTTTCAGGATCAGCCCGTTTAAAGTGTCAAGACTCTCGAAAAGGCAGTCCAGGACGGGGGGTGCGAGTT
Above is a window of Deltaproteobacteria bacterium DNA encoding:
- a CDS encoding chemotaxis protein CheA — its product is MMDSNQQKATIEFLAEGEEILEGIGNNLVHLEEGIGSARINPEIINGIFRGAHSLKGLSGMLGFTKVSELSHNLENMLDSLRLGKLKLAPPVLDCLFESLDTLNGLILKIGEEGNDDLPIEDALARIEAVLHADTEGAQEESLLKTCNISPAVIEVLTEYEEHRLLANIEQGDHLYKIRISFDLATFDQDLQKLTAGLSEIGEIITTLPSTGDSPESGIQFTLIVGSQEEQEKVVSVISAFESAEIEEINYAPVKDSEPPTPTETAPARGSENFVSDIKGLTRTVRVDIGKLDHLMNVVGELIQSKDILKANIKTLRQAEAQAGLANSFHQAVEVLERKLTELQDGVLEVRMIPIGQIFNRLNRIVRKLSHDAGKQIRFATSGEDTELDKMVIEELADPLMHIIRNAIDHGIETPEVRKAAGKQAEGTIELRAYQEGNHVIIEVEEDGAGIDVKKIREKAIEKGLVEEDESMTEEETLNLIFLPGFSTAEKVSEVSGRGVGMDVAKKNITLLGGMIDIDTEPGEGTLFTITLPITLAIIPALIVQCTDQIFAIPLNAVTENLILPRQSIQTIEQREVIKLRGRTLPLIRLQEAFRLPGDNSRSMEKSHIVVAGLAEKKIGIIVDDFLDKQEIVIKAVGRTLKGIPGIAGATELGDKQAVLVLDVGALIEEATRKAVAE
- a CDS encoding diguanylate cyclase; protein product: MTEPKKKATILIVDDSEMIRNRIRKVLQQEKDPAVDCIEAEDGIKGYKELLKGTIDLVICDLIMPQIDGFKLMELVKNHPELKNIPMIMLTAEGEQKKKNRALEKGASDYLTKPFDDAELSARVRLHLELKLLHDQLKKANQQLTNLSNTDALTEIYNRRYLMTSMVQEIRRVKRYQTPLSFLIMDLDDFKNLNDTYGHQAGDQVLRDVCERLQGVLRQTDIFARYGGEEFALLMTQTPIANAERAAEKLRKVIAKTPFTIQGETIPVSLSGGLSCFIEGKIDTIDAMIMAADQALYQAKGTGKNRILVSEECLEQISVEE